A section of the Pseudorasbora parva isolate DD20220531a chromosome 2, ASM2467924v1, whole genome shotgun sequence genome encodes:
- the lat gene encoding linker for activation of T-cells family member 1, protein MDSTALLSVVGGALFLSIILVSSLCTYCWRHKQPTSIPQRSSDSSPATFVVRHPQSTYAPHPDPHRISSVPYPLANSLSSPSITITKLPSCPPSETGSQASYVNDSEDEPYGQRPGDYITVIPDSPCTQPSTQSSEKNYINEEISGSEDDSNSDYHDYENFPKSSKPNLPNQISCLSLGSVSSDDERGSSDYVNTEPNS, encoded by the exons ATGGACTCCACTGCACTGCTGTCTGTGGTAGGCGGGGCTCTCTTCCTGTCAATCATCCTTGTATCCAGTCTTTGTACATACTGCTGGCGGCATAAACAACCAA catCCATTCCCCAAAGGTCCAGCGACTCTAGTCCAGCAAC ATTCGTGGTTCGGCATCCCCAGTCGACAT ACGCACCCCATCCAGACCCTCACAGAATTAGCAGCGTACCGTACCCACTAGCCAA TTCACTTAGTTCACCATCTATTACTATCACAAAGCTGCCTTCCTGTCCTCcctcagaaa CTGGAAGTCAAGCAAGTTATGTGAACG ACAGTGAAGATGAGCCGTATGGTCAGCGTCCAGGTGACTACAT AACTGTGATTCCAGATTCCCCATGCACACAGCCTTCAACCCAAAGTTCAG aaaaaaattatataaatgaaGAAATAAGTGGCTCTGAGGATGACTCAAATTCAG ACTATCACGATTATGAAAATTTCCCAAAGTCATCTAAACCAAACCTGCCAAACCAAATCTCTT GTCTGTCCCTTGGAAGTGTGAGCAGTGATGATGAGCGGGGCAGCTCTGATTATGTCAACACAGAACCTAACTCGTAA